One genomic region from Nymphaea colorata isolate Beijing-Zhang1983 chromosome 12, ASM883128v2, whole genome shotgun sequence encodes:
- the LOC116265271 gene encoding endo-1,4-beta-xylanase 5-like: protein MKNGYNFGRFGPNPGLENKAHIMKTDPSNLHQLLRSYLLLLVSFQFIAAITANGLIYDYSYTADQCLAKPKDAQYKGGIIANPGFDHGLKGWVNFGGAKLEARFHSGNRYAAAVSRNHSYDSIAQTIYLQKENRYTFSAWVQVDGEKATVRAIFKTAEGQYLRAGEVGARSGCWSMLKGGFSPRSSGFSQLYFESLNNRTEIWVDNVSLQPFTEEEWRSHQSQSIEKVRKSKAKFHVVDSQGKELPGAKVMLQQKRPNFPFGAAINKNLIGNTAYQNWFAPRFTVTVFENEMKWYSTEKQRGTVDYSQADALMNFAKSHKIAVRGHNVFWDDPKYQPSWVDSLSPSDLSQAADNRINSVVSRYKGQVIGWDVVNENLHFSFYETKLGPDASSKFYNKAQTLDPGTYLFLNEYNTLEDSRDPNSTPEKYLAKINQMKAYPGSAGLKLAIGLEGHFSTSVDTAYIRSALDKLAQAKLPIWITELDLQSGPNQASDLEQVLREVYAHPAVNGMVMWVGWSPEGCNRMCLTDHNFNNLATGDVVDKLLREWKGAVDLEGTTDGNGRLEMSLTHGEYEVTVLNPLTNVSSAHPMSVTAGTPNTMKVSA, encoded by the exons CTATCACAGCCAACGGGTTGATATACGACTACTCATATACTGCTGATCAG TGTTTGGCCAAGCCAAAGGATGCCCAGTACAAAGGAGGGATCATAGCCAACCCAGGATTTGACCATGGTTTGAAAGGGTGGGTCAACTTTGGAGGGGCAAAACTGGAAGCAAGATTTCACAGTGGCAACCGGTACGCAGCAGCCGTAAGTCGGAACCATTCGTATGATAGCATTGCCCAGACGATCTACCTGCAGAAGGAAAATCGTTACACTTTCTCAG CTTGGGTGCAAGTAGATGGAGAAAAGGCAACAGTGAGAGCCATCTTTAAAACTGCTGAGGGTCAGTACCTGCGTGCTGGTGAAGTTGGTGCAAGGTCTGGCTGCTGGTCCATGCTCAAGGGAGGCTTCTCCCCAAGATCCTCAGGATTTTCTCAACTTTATTTTGAG AGCCTGAACAATAGAACAGAAATCTGGGTGGACAACGTCTCACTTCAACCATTCACAGAGGAAGAGTGGAGATCTCATCAGAGCCAAAGCATTGAGAAG GTCCGCAAATCCAAGGCCAAGTTCCATGTTGTGGACTCACAAGGCAAAGAGTTGCCCGGTGCGAAGGTCATGCTGCAACAGAAGAGACCCAACTTCCCGTTTGGAGCCGCCATTAACAAGAACCTGATCGGGAACACGGCGTACCAGAACTGGTTCGCCCCTCGGTTCACCGTCACCGTCTTCGAGAACGAGATGAAGTGGTACTCCACGGAGAAACAGCGCGGCACCGTCGACTACTCTCAGGCGGACGCCCTCATGAACTTCGCCAAGAGCCACAAGATAGCAGTTAGGGGCCACAACGTGTTCTGGGACGACCCAAAATACCAGCCCTCATGGGTGGATTCGCTGTCCCCATCTGATCTTTCCCAGGCTGCTGACAACAGGATCAACTCGGTTGTTAGTAGGTACAAGGGCCAGGTTATCGGCTGGGATGTTGTGAACGAGAACCTGCACTTCTCATTTTACGAAACCAAACTGGGACCGGACGCGTCTTCCAAGTTCTACAACAAGGCCCAGACGCTGGACCCTGGAACATATCTGTTCCTGAACGAGTACAATACTTTGGAGGACAGCAGAGACCCGAACTCGACGCCGGAAAAGTACCTGGCCAAGATCAACCAGATGAAGGCGTATCCGGGGAGCGCCGGCCTGAAACTGGCAATTGGGCTAGAGGGGCATTTCTCCACCAGCGTCGATACCGCCTACATCAGGTCGGCCCTGGACAAACTGGCTCAGGCCAAGCTGCCCATTTGGATCACGGAGTTGGATCTGCAAAGTGGACCAAATCAG GCGAGTGACCTAGAGCAAGTGCTTAGAGAGGTGTACGCTCATCCGGCGGTGAATGGGATGGTGATGTGGGTGGGATGGAGCCCCGAGGGCTGCAACAGGATGTGCCTCACGGACCACAATTTCAACAATTTAGCGACGGGCGACGTCGTCGACAAGCTCCTCCGCGAGTGGAAAGGCGCGGTGGACTTGGAGGGCACGACGGACGGCAACGGTCGACTCGAAATGTCGCTGACTCATGGAGAGTATGAAGTAACGGTCCTCAACCCCCTGACCAATGTGTCCTCCGCGCACCCGATGAGCGTCACGGCCGGAACCCCAAATACAATGAAAGTTTCTGCTTGA
- the LOC116266110 gene encoding glutamate receptor 2.7-like, with amino-acid sequence MIVVIFFVLVVLFPPTSDAAMRNQSAVPVNVGLILDFEMPISRISNSCISMALDDFYSTRNHTKRLVIHALDYADGGVVGAASAAIDLLKNVEAVQAILGPLRSGEADFIANLGEKIHVPVISFTATSPSLSPAKQPYFIRAAQNDVAQIGAIVSIVKLYGWREVVPIYEDNDFGSGMIPFLADALQQIDVKVASRSVLPTDCSNSFIKAELYRLMTMQTRVFVVHVTPSFGARLFLSVHELDMMSSDYVWIVTNGVGNLLGSMNSTVISAMQGVLGVRTYVPESAKRADFVARWSRQFRLDNPDVETTPELDVFGLWSYDTIQALAFAVEKTNSRKFKFQQVQLGNLNSTDVESLRISRTGRQLLNEMLRTNEVGLSGEFSFANGELQSNRFEVVNVIGKGERVVGVWTPQTGLSSQPVEGKPGRANLSTVVWPGDPGAVPKGWVVPTNGNKLRIGVPYKTGFNEFLQVRTDPATNKTTVRGYCIDVFEAVVNVLPYSLSYEFIPFTDEHGKSGGTYDQLVDQVILGKYDAVVGDVTIIANRSNYVDFTLPYTESGVSLLVPTEAEHKKSVFVFSKPLTAELWITSGSFFVFTGLVVWLLEHRINPEFRGTPLEQIGVTFYFAFSTMVFAHKERLQSNLARFVVIVWVFVVLILTSSYTASLTSILTFQQLRPTVTSIQSLIRNGDYIGYLEGSFVPSLLERMNVDKSKLREYSTAEQYKEGLTRGSSGGGVSAIVDEIPYIKLFLAKYCTGFSMVGPTYKNGGFGFVFPKGSPLVADISRAVLNITEGDSMASIERAWFEHSEACADPNQEVNSNSLTFSSLWGLFLITGTASLGAIIVFILSSFHRWVQGRSIASLSAEPGHPTTL; translated from the exons ATGATCGTCGTCATCTTCTTCGTCTTGGTGGTCTTGTTTCCGCCAACTTCAGATGCTGCCATGAGGAATCAATCTGCGGTACCAGTAAACGTAGGGTTGATCCTTGATTTCGAGATGCCCATATCAAGAATCAGCAACTCCTGCATCTCCATGGCGCTCGACGACTTCTACTCCACCAGGAACCACACGAAGCGCTTGGTCATTCACGCCCTCGACTACGCAGATGGGGGCGTCGTCGGTGCAGCATCCGCAG CCATTGACCTGCTGAAGAATGTGGAGGCCGTGCAGGCAATTCTAGGCCCGCTAAGATCCGGCGAAGCGGATTTCATTGCGAACTTAGGCGAGAAAATTCACGTCCCCGTGATTTCCTTCACGGCAACGAGCCCCTCGCTCTCTCCAGCCAAGCAGCCATACTTCATCCGAGCTGCACAGAACGATGTAGCTCAGATCGGAGCAATCGTGTCCATAGTTAAGCTCTATGGTTGGAGAGAGGTCGTGCCCATCTACGAAGACAACGATTTCGGCAGCGGGATGATTCCCTTCCTCGCCGATGCCCTTCAGCAGATCGACGTGAAGGTGGCCAGCAGGTCCGTTCTCCCAACTGATTGCAGCAACAGCTTCATCAAGGCAGAATTGTATAGACTCATGACCATGCAGACCAGAGTGTTCGTCGTTCACGTCACGCCGTCCTTCGGTGCCCGCCTTTTCCTGTCCGTTCATGAGCTGGACATGATGAGCAGTGACTACGTCTGGATCGTCACTAATGGAGTTGGCAATCTCCTTGGCTCCATGAATTCAACCGTAATATCCGCAATGCAAGGCGTTCTAGGGGTGAGAACTTACGTACCGGAGTCGGCGAAGCGGGCCGACTTCGTGGCGAGATGGAGCCGACAGTTCCGGTTGGACAATCCCGACGTCGAGACCACGCCGGAGCTCGATGTCTTCGGGCTTTGGTCTTATGACACCATTCAGGCGCTGGCTTTCGCTGTGGAGAAAACCAATTCCCGGAAATTCAAGTTCCAGCAGGTTCAACTTGGGAATTTAAATTCCACGGATGTGGAAAGCCTGAGAATCTCGCGAACAGGTCGCCAACTCTTGAATGAAATGCTGAGAACTAATGAGGTGGGCTTGAGTGGGGAGTTCAGTTTCGCTAATGGGGAGTTGCAGTCCAATAGGTTCGAGGTTGTGAACGTGATCGGAAAAGGAGAAAGGGTGGTGGGAGTGTGGACTCCCCAGACCGGGCTTTCCTCCCAACCAGTGGAAGGAAAGCCTGGAAGAGCCAATTTAAGCACAGTGGTGTGGCCAGGTGATCCAGGTGCGGTGCCCAAGGGCTGGGTCGTGCCGACCAACGGGAATAAGCTGAGGATTGGGGTCCCATACAAGACTGGGTTCAATGAGTTCCTCCAGGTCCGGACCGACCCTGCAACCAACAAGACCACGGTGCGAGGCTATTGCATAGACGTATTCGAGGCCGTCGTGAACGTGTTGCCGTATTCTTTGTCCTATGAGTTCATCCCCTTTACTGATGAACATGGGAAGAGTGGAGGGACATACGATCAACTAGTCGACCAAGTCATTCTTGGG AAGTACGACGCAGTTGTGGGGGACGTTACCATCATCGCCAACCGATCCAACTACGTAGATTTCACACTGCCATACACAGAATCGGGCGTGTCGTTGCTGGTTCCAACGGAGGCCGAGCATAAGAAGAGTGTGTTCGTGTTCTCGAAGCCGCTGACAGCGGAGCTTTGGATCACGAGCGGGTCCTTCTTCGTCTTCACAGGGTTGGTGGTGTGGCTGCTGGAGCACAGAATCAACCCCGAGTTCAGAGGCACTCCCCTCGAGCAGATAGGCGTCACCTTCTACTTCGCCTTCTCCACCATGGTCTTTGCACACA AGGAGAGACTACAGAGCAATCTGGCACGGTTCGTGGTCATCGTTTGGGTGTTTGTGGTGCTGATCCTGACGTCGAGTTACACGGCAAGCTTGACCTCAATACTCACATTTCAGCAGCTCCGGCCGACGGTCACGAGCATCCAGAGCCTCATCCGGAACGGCGACTACATTGGCTACCTGGAGGGATCTTTTGTTCCCAGCCTCTTGGAGAGAATGAATGTCGACAAGTCGAAGCTGAGGGAGTACTCGACGGCGGAGCAGTACAAGGAGGGGCTCACGAGGGGCAGCAGCGGTGGCGGGGTGTCCGCCATTGTCGACGAGATCCCATACATCAAGCTTTTCCTTGCCAAGTACTGCACCGGCTTCTCCATGGTTGGACCCACCTACAAGAACGGCGGCTTTGGCTTT GTGTTTCCTAAGGGTTCTCCATTGGTTGCGGACATTTCGAGAGCAGTGTTAAACATCACAGAAGGAGACAGTATGGCGTCCATCGAAAGGGCTTGGTTTGAGCATTCTGAAGCATGCGCAGACCCCAATCAGGAAGTGAACTCCAACAGCCTCACCTTCTCTAGTTTATGGGGTCTTTTCCTGATAACAGGAACTGCTTCACTGGGAGCTATTATCGTCTTCATCCTCTCCTCCTTCCACCGATGGGTGCAAGGCCGCTCCATAGCAAGCTTATCTGCTGAACCAGGTCACCCCACAACCCTTTAG
- the LOC116266362 gene encoding probable enoyl-CoA hydratase 2, mitochondrial isoform X2, translating into MAMSLVPCVRRSLSAFRCSPKPALLCQGVNSQFIRNLILETISEPIKTQRLSGSDSGIVEVSLDRPGAKNAIGNDMLKGLRRTIEVMNEDPSERRLMSPEEVRHFVNTLRSTFLSLEALHAPTIAVVEGVALGGGLELALSCDLRICGGDAVFAMPETALAIIPGAGGTQRLPRLVGKTLAKELIFTGRKFHSEDALEMGLVNYCVPAGEAYSKALEIARDISQKGPLAVRMAKIAINKGMEMDLSSGMQVEEDCYERVLNSKDRLEGLAAFADKRKPAYNGE; encoded by the exons ATGGCGATGAGTCTTGTGCCCTGCGTGAGAAGGTCCCTCTCGGCCTTTCGATGCTCTCCGAAGCCGGCACTTCTTTGCCAAGGAGTGAACAGCCAGTTTATTAGGAATCTCATCTTGGAGACGATCTCCGAGCCCATCAAAACTCAACGCCTCTCTGGCTCCGACTCCG GAATCGTGGAGGTGAGCTTGGACAGGCCAGGTGCTAAGAATGCAATTGGGAATGACATGTTGAAAGGCTTGCGGCGTACCATTGAAGTTATGAATGAAGATCCATCA GAGCGTAGATTGATGTCCCCTGAAGAGGTCAGGCACTTTGTGAACACTCTACGTTCTACCTTTTTATCTTTGGAG GCACTGCATGCTCCTACAATTGCTGTTGTTGAAGGTGTAGCATTGGGTGGTGGACTAGAACTGGCACTATCTTGTGATCTTCGGATATGTG GAGGTGATGCTGTGTTTGCCATGCCAGAGACTGCACTTGCTATAATCCCTGG GGCAGGAGGTACTCAGCGTCTTCCTCGGCTCGTAGGAAAAACATTAGCAAAAGAACTCATATTTACTGGGCGTAAATTCCATAGTGAAGATGCATTAGAAATGG GTCTTGTCAATTATTGCGTTCCTGCTGGAGAAGCGTATTCAAAAGCTCTTGAAATTGCTAGGGACATAAGTCAGAAG GGTCCACTAGCCGTTAGAATGGCAAAAATCGCTATAAACAAGGGGATGGAAATGGATTTGTCGTCAGGCATGCAGGTTGAAGAGGACTGCTATGAAAGAGTATTGAATTCAAAGGACCGGCTGGAAGGCTTAGCTGCATTTGCTGACAAAAGAAAACCAGCATATAATGGGGAATAG
- the LOC116266362 gene encoding probable enoyl-CoA hydratase 2, mitochondrial isoform X3, whose product MLKGLRRTIEVMNEDPSVRVVMISSSVPKVFCAGADLKERRLMSPEEVRHFVNTLRSTFLSLEALHAPTIAVVEGVALGGGLELALSCDLRICGGDAVFAMPETALAIIPGAGGTQRLPRLVGKTLAKELIFTGRKFHSEDALEMGLVNYCVPAGEAYSKALEIARDISQKGPLAVRMAKIAINKGMEMDLSSGMQVEEDCYERVLNSKDRLEGLAAFADKRKPAYNGE is encoded by the exons ATGTTGAAAGGCTTGCGGCGTACCATTGAAGTTATGAATGAAGATCCATCAGTACGTGTCGTCATGATTTCTAGTTCGGTACCAAAGGTCTTTTGTGCGGGTGCCGATTTGAAG GAGCGTAGATTGATGTCCCCTGAAGAGGTCAGGCACTTTGTGAACACTCTACGTTCTACCTTTTTATCTTTGGAG GCACTGCATGCTCCTACAATTGCTGTTGTTGAAGGTGTAGCATTGGGTGGTGGACTAGAACTGGCACTATCTTGTGATCTTCGGATATGTG GAGGTGATGCTGTGTTTGCCATGCCAGAGACTGCACTTGCTATAATCCCTGG GGCAGGAGGTACTCAGCGTCTTCCTCGGCTCGTAGGAAAAACATTAGCAAAAGAACTCATATTTACTGGGCGTAAATTCCATAGTGAAGATGCATTAGAAATGG GTCTTGTCAATTATTGCGTTCCTGCTGGAGAAGCGTATTCAAAAGCTCTTGAAATTGCTAGGGACATAAGTCAGAAG GGTCCACTAGCCGTTAGAATGGCAAAAATCGCTATAAACAAGGGGATGGAAATGGATTTGTCGTCAGGCATGCAGGTTGAAGAGGACTGCTATGAAAGAGTATTGAATTCAAAGGACCGGCTGGAAGGCTTAGCTGCATTTGCTGACAAAAGAAAACCAGCATATAATGGGGAATAG
- the LOC116266362 gene encoding probable enoyl-CoA hydratase 2, mitochondrial isoform X1, whose product MAMSLVPCVRRSLSAFRCSPKPALLCQGVNSQFIRNLILETISEPIKTQRLSGSDSGIVEVSLDRPGAKNAIGNDMLKGLRRTIEVMNEDPSVRVVMISSSVPKVFCAGADLKERRLMSPEEVRHFVNTLRSTFLSLEALHAPTIAVVEGVALGGGLELALSCDLRICGGDAVFAMPETALAIIPGAGGTQRLPRLVGKTLAKELIFTGRKFHSEDALEMGLVNYCVPAGEAYSKALEIARDISQKGPLAVRMAKIAINKGMEMDLSSGMQVEEDCYERVLNSKDRLEGLAAFADKRKPAYNGE is encoded by the exons ATGGCGATGAGTCTTGTGCCCTGCGTGAGAAGGTCCCTCTCGGCCTTTCGATGCTCTCCGAAGCCGGCACTTCTTTGCCAAGGAGTGAACAGCCAGTTTATTAGGAATCTCATCTTGGAGACGATCTCCGAGCCCATCAAAACTCAACGCCTCTCTGGCTCCGACTCCG GAATCGTGGAGGTGAGCTTGGACAGGCCAGGTGCTAAGAATGCAATTGGGAATGACATGTTGAAAGGCTTGCGGCGTACCATTGAAGTTATGAATGAAGATCCATCAGTACGTGTCGTCATGATTTCTAGTTCGGTACCAAAGGTCTTTTGTGCGGGTGCCGATTTGAAG GAGCGTAGATTGATGTCCCCTGAAGAGGTCAGGCACTTTGTGAACACTCTACGTTCTACCTTTTTATCTTTGGAG GCACTGCATGCTCCTACAATTGCTGTTGTTGAAGGTGTAGCATTGGGTGGTGGACTAGAACTGGCACTATCTTGTGATCTTCGGATATGTG GAGGTGATGCTGTGTTTGCCATGCCAGAGACTGCACTTGCTATAATCCCTGG GGCAGGAGGTACTCAGCGTCTTCCTCGGCTCGTAGGAAAAACATTAGCAAAAGAACTCATATTTACTGGGCGTAAATTCCATAGTGAAGATGCATTAGAAATGG GTCTTGTCAATTATTGCGTTCCTGCTGGAGAAGCGTATTCAAAAGCTCTTGAAATTGCTAGGGACATAAGTCAGAAG GGTCCACTAGCCGTTAGAATGGCAAAAATCGCTATAAACAAGGGGATGGAAATGGATTTGTCGTCAGGCATGCAGGTTGAAGAGGACTGCTATGAAAGAGTATTGAATTCAAAGGACCGGCTGGAAGGCTTAGCTGCATTTGCTGACAAAAGAAAACCAGCATATAATGGGGAATAG
- the LOC116266188 gene encoding uncharacterized protein LOC116266188 isoform X2, translated as MFLARSCFLYFSDRAEPAGIRSWFSSGECDALFGDSILQEDVQGEEDYLANYFEHPNDQCKRGGDFLLSGSGFKENNKCAVFSNVDSDDDGGAKETNGCAHNHLHDDQATQLEAAEMPFSLENVLLRAKCEDLQSRRQRFSLIHPKDIVEGGTSSTEEVYTVPAIKEENPRKKEGCDLKNVLSSCKRENDQKMVTRPLTGAFFSPKNRENNFAMEIINSVAEKRNCAASAASNSRTEENKGYDSTSRQEGYSTLSTARMAASRRPFSETSNFVQLQNLDGKVGKWQCPRKRKADFGPPMKQLRLERWVRRSETKRFQHIR; from the exons ATGTTTCTTGCTCgttcttgctttctttatttttccgaTAGAGCAGAGCCCGCTGGTATCAGGAGCTGGTTTTCCAGCGGCGAGTGCGATGCGTTATTCGGGGACTCGATTTTGCAAGAGGATGTTCAAGGAGAAGAAGACTACCTTGCAAATTATTTTGAACACCCTAATGATCAATGTAAAAGAGGTGGGGATTTTCTTTTGTCTGGAAGTGGTTTCAAGGAGAACAATAAATGTGCGGTGTTTTCAAATGTTGATTCTGATGACGATGGGGGAGCAAAGGAGACTAATGGCTGTGCCCATAATCATCTTCACGACGATCAG GCTACCCAACTTGAAGCAGCTGAAATGCCTTTCTCTCTTGAGAATGTGCTTTTAAGAGCCAAATGTGAAGATCTCCAAAGTAGGCGTCAAAGGTTCAGTCTTATTCATCCAAAAGACATAGTAGAAGGAGGTACAAGCTCTACCGAGGAGGTTTATACAGTTCCCGCAATAAAGGAGGAAAATCCCAGAAAGAAGGAAGGATGCGATTTAAAGAATGTGCTTTCAAGTTGTAAACGTGAAAATGATCAGAAGATGGTCACTAGACCTCTAACAGGAGCTTTTTTCTCGCCAAAGAACAGGGAAAATAATTTTGCCATGGAAATAATTAACTCGGTGGCTGAAAAGAGAAACTGTGCAGCTTCAGCTGCAAGTAACAGCAGAACAGAGGAGAACAAAGGCTACGATTCAACGAGCAGACAAGAGGGTTACTCAACGCTAAGCACAGCTCGTATGGCTGCTAGCAGAAGGCCTTTTTCAGAAACAAGCAACTTTGTTCAATTGCAGAATCTAGATGGAAAAGTTGGAAAATGGCAGTGTCCTCGAAAGCGCAAGGCTGACTTTGGACCACCAATGAAACAGCTCCGCCTTGAACGATGGGTTCGTCGGTCTGAAACAAAACGCTTTCAGCATATTCGTTAA
- the LOC116266188 gene encoding uncharacterized protein LOC116266188 isoform X1, translating to MGDGDGGISDLDDSALDLPSEPRGRNLSVFSPVDSQILLGSESLSLPSEPAGIRSWFSSGECDALFGDSILQEDVQGEEDYLANYFEHPNDQCKRGGDFLLSGSGFKENNKCAVFSNVDSDDDGGAKETNGCAHNHLHDDQATQLEAAEMPFSLENVLLRAKCEDLQSRRQRFSLIHPKDIVEGGTSSTEEVYTVPAIKEENPRKKEGCDLKNVLSSCKRENDQKMVTRPLTGAFFSPKNRENNFAMEIINSVAEKRNCAASAASNSRTEENKGYDSTSRQEGYSTLSTARMAASRRPFSETSNFVQLQNLDGKVGKWQCPRKRKADFGPPMKQLRLERWVRRSETKRFQHIR from the exons ATGGGCGACGGGGATGGCGGAATATCAGATCTGGATGACAGTGCCCTCGATCTGCCTTCCGAGCCGCGCGGAAGAAATTTATCCGTTTTTTCTCCCGTCGATTCCCAG ATATTGCTGGGCTCAGAGTCATTGTCTCTGCCATCAG AGCCCGCTGGTATCAGGAGCTGGTTTTCCAGCGGCGAGTGCGATGCGTTATTCGGGGACTCGATTTTGCAAGAGGATGTTCAAGGAGAAGAAGACTACCTTGCAAATTATTTTGAACACCCTAATGATCAATGTAAAAGAGGTGGGGATTTTCTTTTGTCTGGAAGTGGTTTCAAGGAGAACAATAAATGTGCGGTGTTTTCAAATGTTGATTCTGATGACGATGGGGGAGCAAAGGAGACTAATGGCTGTGCCCATAATCATCTTCACGACGATCAG GCTACCCAACTTGAAGCAGCTGAAATGCCTTTCTCTCTTGAGAATGTGCTTTTAAGAGCCAAATGTGAAGATCTCCAAAGTAGGCGTCAAAGGTTCAGTCTTATTCATCCAAAAGACATAGTAGAAGGAGGTACAAGCTCTACCGAGGAGGTTTATACAGTTCCCGCAATAAAGGAGGAAAATCCCAGAAAGAAGGAAGGATGCGATTTAAAGAATGTGCTTTCAAGTTGTAAACGTGAAAATGATCAGAAGATGGTCACTAGACCTCTAACAGGAGCTTTTTTCTCGCCAAAGAACAGGGAAAATAATTTTGCCATGGAAATAATTAACTCGGTGGCTGAAAAGAGAAACTGTGCAGCTTCAGCTGCAAGTAACAGCAGAACAGAGGAGAACAAAGGCTACGATTCAACGAGCAGACAAGAGGGTTACTCAACGCTAAGCACAGCTCGTATGGCTGCTAGCAGAAGGCCTTTTTCAGAAACAAGCAACTTTGTTCAATTGCAGAATCTAGATGGAAAAGTTGGAAAATGGCAGTGTCCTCGAAAGCGCAAGGCTGACTTTGGACCACCAATGAAACAGCTCCGCCTTGAACGATGGGTTCGTCGGTCTGAAACAAAACGCTTTCAGCATATTCGTTAA
- the LOC116265171 gene encoding U1 small nuclear ribonucleoprotein C-like, with amino-acid sequence MPRYYCDYCDTYLTHDSPSVRKQHNAGYKHKANVRSYYQQFEEQQTQSLIDQKVKQHLVGQTTYQQQVGVAFNQHLVSLPSALPRPRLPVLPPPVMPVGAPSQAHPNAPLMPGIHPPVFPRPAPGTPGYAMPPVVMPPGASSVSLHPNGLPMPPASNMPSSVPGAPLVPSNAPPGSNPGGYLGNPTTIGSA; translated from the exons ATGCCACG GTATTATTGTGACTATTGCGATACATACCTGACACATGACTCG CCATCTGTTAGAAAGCAACACAATGCAGGATACAAGCACAAg GCAAATGTGCGCTCCTATTATCAACAATTTGAAGAGCAGCAAACACAAAGCTTAATTGATCAAAAGGTGAAACAGCATCTTGTGGGGCAGACCACATATCAGCAGCAAGTCGGTGTAGCTTTTAACCAGCATCTTGTTTCTCTCCCTTCAGCACTACCCAGACCTCGCCTTCCTGTCCTTCCACCTCCTGTCATGCCAGTCGGCGCACCTTCGCAAGCCCATCCAAATGCACCTTTGATGCCAGGAATTCATCCTCCAGTGTTTCCGCGTCCGGCTCCTGGTACACCAG GATATGCTATGCCACCCGTTGTGATGCCGCCTGGTGCATCTTCTGTGTCACTGCATCCTAATGGTCTGCCCATGCCACCGGCCTCTAACATGCCCTCGTCAGTGCCAGGTGCACCATTAGTACCTAGTAATGCTCCTCCTGGAAGTAACCCTGGAGGCTATCTAGGGAATCCAACCACGATAGGCTCAGCATAG